The genomic window TGACAAACTTGGACTAGAAAACACTCGTGGAATCGTTACTGCTGATGAAGCGATGAAGTCAATTCCATTGATCCAATACTATATGGATGAGCCTGATTCAAATCCATCATGTGTACCACTTTATTTCTTAACGAAACTCGCTAGTCGAGATGTTACTGTTATCCTTTCTGGTGAGGGTGCCGATGAATTGTTTGCTGGCTATGCCAACTATGGCTATCACTCACATTCGAAGACAGTTCGTGTCATAGCACAAGAATTGAAGAAACTACCTAAGGGTGCTCGTTATAAGTTAGCTCACGGTTTGAAGAAGATGCCTAACTTCCCAGGAAGATTGCATCTATACGAATCAACTGCTAAGGCAGAAGAATTCTTCATTGGACAAGCTAAGGTCTTCAGTGAACAAGAAGCAGCCGCAGTAGTTAAACCAGAATTTGAAAAATCACGTTCAGTTAAGGATATTGTTATGCGCAGTTATCGTAAGGTAGCTGACTATCCTGATGAAGTTAAGAAGATGCAATATCTTGATCTTCACCAATTTATGGCAAATGATATCATTCTTAAAGCTGACCGTATGAGTATGGCTAACTCAATGGAATTACGTGTTCCATTCCTAGATAAGAAAGTTGCTGAATTGGCTGAAACAATCCCAACTAAGTACCTTCTAAATAGTAAAGATAGCAAGTATGCACTACGTGTAGCTGCAGAACGTGCTCTACCAAAAGAATGGGCAAAACGTGAAAAATTAGGATTCCCAGTGCCAATTCGTGACTGGATCCACACTGAAAAAGTTTATAAAGAAATGCATGAATTGTTCAGTCAAGACTTCGTAAACGAATTCTTCGACCAAGACAAGATCTTGGCAATGTTAGATGGATTCTACAACGGAGAAAACGACGACCGTCGTAAGATCTGGACAATCTACACATTCTTGATCTGGTACACAGTTTACTTCATAGATGACGGTAAGAAGCCAGACATAGATCCACAAGTGAAACTATCTACTGAAAAATAGAGCGTAAAAATGACGAACTGAGGGCGGAGCATAAGCAAAGCCAATACGGAGTGGGGCTCTCCTTGCACTTCGTTCGCAGACAAGCGCTAAAGGGTTCTCATAGGATGGCGTAACGCCCTCGCAGTGTTGGATTTGTTTATGCAGTAGCCTCAGTCTTTTTTTACGCGTTTCCACTATAAATCAAAGAAGCGACCAGCAAAAAATTATAAGGATAAACGCGAAGAAAAACTCGCCAAGTCCTAGCAGTGTTGGATTGCCTTATGTAGTAAGTATCAGTGAATCTTTTCGCATTTAAGCTATAAAGTGGATAAGCGACCAACAAAAATAAATACAATTAAAAATTAATCTATAGTTCCACTCAAGAAGTTCAGCTAACCCTGAACTTTTTTCTTTTCCCACAGCACCTTTTTTCAGATAGTGCTAAGGTAATCTTAAGAAGTCAAAGGAGGAATGTTTATGGAAAGCTATACGTTGCTTGATGGTTTGAAGTTGCCAAAAGTGGGGTTTGGAACTTACAAATTAAATGGCGCTCAAGGTGTCCGCGTGATTGATTCTGCAATTGATCAAGGATATCGTTTATTGGATACAGCTTTTAATTATGAAAATGAG from Companilactobacillus sp. includes these protein-coding regions:
- the asnB gene encoding asparagine synthase (glutamine-hydrolyzing), with translation MCGIVGFVDKKIADKKPVIEAMMETIKHRGPNSSGELVNGDTALGFRRLSIIDINSGMQPIYNEEKDKAVIFNGEIYNYQPIRKELIEYGHTFTTETDTEVLLHGYEEWGMEGLLNRIRGMFAFVIYDLKSGEITGARDFFGIKPLYYYNRNGTFIFGSEIKSFLKQPNFVKELNKEALKPYLTFQYSALNETFFKNVFRIPEGHYFTFKDGKLRIKKYWDVEFKENHLSFEETVEKIDEALRESVKAHEIADVPVGSLLSSGVDSSYITAISKPQHTYSIDFDTSTYEEGSAARLLADKLGLENTRGIVTADEAMKSIPLIQYYMDEPDSNPSCVPLYFLTKLASRDVTVILSGEGADELFAGYANYGYHSHSKTVRVIAQELKKLPKGARYKLAHGLKKMPNFPGRLHLYESTAKAEEFFIGQAKVFSEQEAAAVVKPEFEKSRSVKDIVMRSYRKVADYPDEVKKMQYLDLHQFMANDIILKADRMSMANSMELRVPFLDKKVAELAETIPTKYLLNSKDSKYALRVAAERALPKEWAKREKLGFPVPIRDWIHTEKVYKEMHELFSQDFVNEFFDQDKILAMLDGFYNGENDDRRKIWTIYTFLIWYTVYFIDDGKKPDIDPQVKLSTEK